The following coding sequences are from one Methanohalophilus halophilus window:
- a CDS encoding methanogenesis marker 2 protein — protein sequence MDVHTLAQKLHDFEGVSRKAPIADIARMFDDVRESYGGTVVDMGDDAAIIDIGGDEVILFAADGIWGRITEASPWWTGYTSVVVNINDISAMGAQPLAMVNVMSSSHKDVCDGMLQGMKDGVRKFGVPMVGGHLHPDTPYNSLSVSIIGIAKKDCVIRSDTACVGDTVIVGYDMDGRVGKNSPYSWDTTSFKDSETVRSRFMIMQNIGEKHLVTAGKDISNPGTIGTLGMLCETSMVGAEVNLEQIPKPPDVALDQWLMIYPATGYIVTAKTENVDECLNAFEEVGITAAVIGKIDDSCCVKVTDGEDSADVFDFSKDLITGIKE from the coding sequence TTGGATGTACATACCCTTGCCCAGAAACTGCATGATTTTGAGGGTGTATCCCGCAAAGCACCTATCGCAGACATTGCACGTATGTTCGATGACGTGAGGGAAAGTTATGGGGGTACTGTCGTTGATATGGGTGATGACGCTGCAATAATTGATATTGGTGGCGATGAAGTCATCCTGTTTGCTGCTGATGGGATATGGGGCAGGATCACAGAAGCAAGTCCGTGGTGGACGGGTTATACTTCTGTTGTTGTAAATATTAACGATATATCTGCTATGGGGGCACAGCCGCTTGCCATGGTAAATGTGATGTCTTCTTCTCACAAGGATGTATGTGACGGTATGCTGCAGGGTATGAAAGACGGGGTGAGAAAATTTGGTGTGCCTATGGTCGGAGGCCATCTGCATCCTGACACACCGTACAATTCACTATCAGTGTCCATTATAGGGATCGCAAAGAAGGATTGTGTAATCCGCAGTGACACCGCCTGTGTGGGTGATACAGTTATTGTCGGCTATGATATGGATGGCCGGGTGGGGAAGAATTCCCCTTATAGCTGGGATACGACTTCTTTCAAGGATTCTGAAACCGTTCGCTCCCGGTTCATGATAATGCAAAATATCGGCGAAAAACATCTTGTAACTGCCGGCAAGGACATCAGTAATCCGGGTACAATAGGTACCCTGGGAATGCTTTGTGAGACAAGTATGGTGGGTGCAGAGGTGAATCTGGAGCAGATACCCAAACCCCCCGATGTTGCCCTGGACCAGTGGCTGATGATTTATCCCGCAACCGGTTACATTGTGACTGCAAAAACGGAAAATGTCGATGAATGCCTGAATGCATTCGAAGAAGTGGGTATCACTGCTGCAGTCATCGGGAAAATTGATGATAGTTGTTGTGTGAAAGTAACCGATGGCGAAGATTCAGCAGATGTTTTTGATTTCAGTAAAGATTTAATAACGGGGATAAAAGAGTAA
- a CDS encoding glutamate synthase-related protein, with translation MSKYRCEICNVFEYDDDRGNSLTDIRPDTKPEDFPDDWECPICKANKTHLKPVKEEKAETHVDEVVTCPYCGTKSRMSITTLDKELGGYLGEWKRESDELESHMSDIHQISVTGESVIEPMRTKMDVVSWDDILIKGAQLANFPLNHDEAVTTGTTIGPKAKRPLMIDTPLYITHMSYGALSREVKISLATGSAALGTAMCSGEGGILQESFEKAHKYIFEYVPNRYSVTDENLQKVDAIEIKIGQSVKPGMGGQLPAEKVTPEIAKARGFPQGVDVISPSRYEDIKNKDDLKNKVSWLREKSGGKPIGIKIAAGNIEADLEVAIHADPDFITIDGRPGATAAAKKFVKQATSMPTLFALYRARKFLDDRNIKDISLVITGGLRVSSDFAKALAMGADAIAIGTAALMACACQQYRLCDTGQCPVGVTTQNPELRKRLKIEYSAKKLEHFLRVSTEEMKDFARLTGNDDVHKLSTEDLCTTNTEISGNTDIGHV, from the coding sequence ATGTCCAAATACCGATGTGAGATCTGTAATGTTTTTGAGTACGACGACGATAGAGGAAATTCACTTACCGATATCAGGCCGGATACGAAACCTGAGGATTTCCCTGATGACTGGGAATGTCCTATCTGTAAAGCGAATAAGACTCACTTAAAACCCGTAAAAGAGGAGAAGGCTGAGACCCATGTAGATGAAGTTGTAACCTGTCCCTACTGTGGTACAAAAAGCAGAATGTCAATAACCACCCTCGATAAGGAGCTGGGTGGATATCTGGGGGAGTGGAAAAGGGAATCCGACGAACTGGAAAGCCATATGTCAGATATTCATCAAATATCCGTCACAGGTGAATCCGTAATCGAACCCATGAGAACAAAAATGGACGTGGTCTCCTGGGATGATATACTAATAAAAGGTGCACAACTTGCAAATTTTCCTTTAAACCATGACGAGGCAGTTACCACAGGTACAACAATCGGTCCAAAAGCAAAACGACCCCTAATGATAGACACACCTCTTTACATTACCCATATGTCATACGGAGCACTCTCACGGGAGGTTAAGATCTCCCTGGCAACCGGAAGTGCTGCTTTGGGAACTGCCATGTGCTCGGGAGAAGGCGGAATTTTGCAGGAATCTTTTGAAAAGGCACACAAATACATATTCGAATACGTACCCAACAGGTACAGTGTCACTGATGAGAACCTGCAAAAAGTGGATGCCATAGAAATAAAGATAGGCCAGTCAGTAAAACCCGGAATGGGAGGACAATTGCCGGCTGAGAAAGTAACTCCTGAGATTGCAAAGGCAAGGGGATTTCCACAGGGGGTGGATGTTATATCTCCGTCCCGCTACGAGGACATTAAGAACAAGGATGATCTCAAGAACAAGGTTTCCTGGCTCAGGGAAAAATCCGGGGGCAAACCAATCGGTATCAAGATAGCGGCAGGCAATATTGAAGCAGATCTTGAGGTTGCAATCCATGCAGACCCTGATTTTATTACAATCGACGGGCGACCCGGAGCAACCGCAGCTGCAAAAAAGTTTGTCAAACAGGCAACGTCAATGCCTACCCTATTCGCCCTGTACAGGGCCAGGAAATTTCTGGATGACAGGAACATAAAGGACATCTCACTGGTTATCACAGGTGGCCTGAGGGTTTCCTCTGATTTTGCAAAGGCACTTGCAATGGGAGCCGATGCCATAGCGATAGGCACTGCAGCCCTGATGGCATGTGCATGCCAGCAATACCGTTTGTGTGACACCGGACAGTGTCCGGTGGGGGTTACCACCCAGAATCCGGAGCTTCGAAAGAGACTGAAGATCGAATATTCCGCCAAAAAACTGGAGCAT
- a CDS encoding potassium channel family protein, with protein MRVIIVGGGALGQHLAKNLIDQGYEIILIERNAEHAKELAESFDCTIINAEGTKPEILEKAEIEEADAVVACTDNDQNNILIGLIARSSNNAKIIVKTNEEQFMAVARKLGFRHIINPSNTSSMIISDVLRGVDTMELSNLVRSNVRFISIIVGDKTAGKHLSELPLPSESAFVGLYRESNFILAGKDPKIEKEDELVVVTNSDQMNKIYDQFDESGV; from the coding sequence ATGAGAGTCATAATAGTAGGCGGTGGGGCACTGGGACAACATCTAGCCAAGAACCTGATAGACCAGGGATACGAAATCATCTTGATAGAAAGGAATGCTGAACATGCCAAAGAACTTGCAGAGTCATTTGATTGTACAATCATCAATGCCGAAGGAACCAAGCCCGAGATACTTGAGAAAGCAGAAATCGAGGAAGCTGATGCAGTTGTCGCCTGTACAGATAACGACCAGAACAATATCCTGATAGGCTTGATAGCCAGAAGTTCCAATAATGCCAAAATAATTGTCAAAACAAATGAAGAGCAGTTCATGGCAGTGGCAAGGAAACTGGGATTCCGGCATATCATTAATCCTTCGAACACTTCTTCCATGATAATATCGGATGTGCTAAGAGGCGTGGATACAATGGAACTAAGTAATCTTGTACGTTCCAATGTACGTTTCATCAGTATTATCGTAGGTGATAAAACTGCTGGAAAGCATCTTTCAGAACTCCCCCTCCCCTCAGAAAGCGCATTTGTGGGCCTCTACAGAGAGTCAAATTTTATTCTGGCAGGAAAAGATCCCAAAATTGAGAAGGAAGACGAATTAGTGGTAGTCACAAATAGTGATCAGATGAACAAAATATATGACCAATTCGATGAAAGTGGGGTATGA
- a CDS encoding 7-carboxy-7-deazaguanine synthase QueE: MERKPVSEIFCAVQGEGPYVGVRQAFVRFVGCNLDCSYCDTPLDEPDYCLFEKVPGSGEFEKLSPLLCTSDIEDSIRSFANLHSVSLTGGEPLLHAEFIRDLDLPAPVYLETNMTLPEKAAIVKDSVDYVAGDVKLPEEFEGSNFDEHIEHTYQCFRTLRSTQHRDCFCKIVVTSSTKPADVMDIVEQISDYISCVILQPVTQHKKATNIQTILSLQENLLKSKNTLIIPQTHKLWGCL, from the coding sequence GTGGAAAGAAAGCCCGTGTCCGAGATATTCTGTGCGGTACAGGGGGAGGGTCCTTATGTAGGGGTGCGGCAGGCCTTTGTCAGATTTGTTGGGTGTAATCTGGATTGCTCTTACTGTGATACTCCTCTGGATGAGCCGGATTATTGTCTTTTTGAAAAAGTGCCGGGAAGCGGTGAATTTGAAAAACTCTCACCCCTGCTTTGCACTTCAGATATCGAAGATAGTATCAGGTCATTTGCTAATCTTCACTCGGTATCCCTGACAGGCGGGGAGCCTCTTTTACATGCAGAATTCATCAGGGATCTGGATCTGCCTGCACCTGTTTATCTTGAAACTAACATGACCCTGCCGGAAAAGGCAGCGATTGTGAAGGACTCGGTGGATTATGTGGCCGGAGATGTGAAATTACCCGAAGAATTTGAAGGGAGTAATTTTGATGAACACATCGAACACACATACCAGTGTTTCCGCACCCTTCGCAGCACTCAGCACAGGGATTGTTTCTGTAAAATTGTAGTAACTTCTTCAACTAAACCGGCTGATGTGATGGATATTGTAGAGCAGATCTCCGATTACATAAGCTGTGTGATACTGCAGCCGGTCACACAGCACAAAAAGGCTACAAATATACAGACAATACTTTCCCTGCAGGAAAATTTACTCAAAAGCAAAAACACTCTAATAATCCCGCAGACTCACAAACTGTGGGGGTGCCTATAA
- a CDS encoding DUF2769 domain-containing protein, whose translation MAEEMSLEEMEQKKEMVMSMCICPSCPSWVECGEKGGYCFSTIGKSGCINEESGCICGGCPVTEEMGLTNGYYCTRGSEKEQLGK comes from the coding sequence ATGGCAGAAGAAATGAGTCTTGAGGAAATGGAACAAAAGAAAGAAATGGTAATGTCCATGTGCATATGCCCTAGCTGTCCCTCATGGGTCGAATGCGGGGAAAAGGGAGGATATTGCTTTTCAACAATCGGAAAGAGTGGCTGCATTAATGAAGAGAGTGGCTGTATTTGCGGAGGATGTCCGGTAACAGAGGAGATGGGACTTACTAACGGCTATTACTGTACCAGAGGATCCGAGAAGGAACAGCTTGGGAAGTAA
- a CDS encoding radical SAM protein, with amino-acid sequence MRLINMGLKGEQVRLDFFGCNLKCPYCIHIRQPFEEYSIDEVADFVSNSAVKKVFIGGAEPTLQKELIPLIERLHSMGMEIILKSDGMKPEVLEQSLRFVKGFVLELKAPLEDTAAIEELTGLSSKRVEQYVANLKTSIDIAKTRWLRLWVRVIPGYVTEESVKRMLPVMEGACEVLLYQFLSNPDFDLPFAGYTSPVPAWEDMESLANIVVEKVPRVIIVGEKGRKIIVKE; translated from the coding sequence ATGCGACTTATTAATATGGGGTTAAAGGGAGAACAGGTACGTCTGGACTTTTTTGGCTGTAACCTTAAATGTCCCTATTGTATTCATATCAGGCAACCCTTTGAGGAATACAGTATAGACGAAGTTGCTGATTTTGTCAGCAATTCAGCTGTAAAGAAGGTTTTTATCGGAGGAGCCGAACCCACTCTCCAGAAGGAGTTAATCCCATTGATTGAGCGGTTGCATTCAATGGGTATGGAGATTATTCTAAAGTCGGATGGCATGAAACCCGAAGTACTGGAGCAATCTCTTCGGTTTGTAAAAGGGTTTGTTCTGGAATTGAAGGCACCACTTGAAGATACGGCTGCAATTGAGGAACTTACGGGGCTTTCCTCCAAAAGGGTAGAACAATATGTTGCAAACCTCAAAACATCGATAGATATTGCTAAAACCAGATGGTTGCGACTCTGGGTTCGTGTAATTCCCGGTTATGTTACTGAAGAATCCGTGAAGAGGATGTTGCCTGTTATGGAAGGAGCTTGTGAGGTACTTCTTTATCAATTCTTAAGCAATCCCGATTTTGATCTTCCTTTTGCAGGATACACCTCGCCTGTGCCTGCATGGGAGGATATGGAAAGCCTTGCCAATATTGTTGTAGAAAAGGTGCCCCGTGTAATAATTGTGGGAGAAAAAGGGCGTAAGATAATTGTTAAGGAGTAA
- the queD gene encoding 6-carboxytetrahydropterin synthase QueD, with the protein MTKMKLGVEEYIDSAHHLPGHESCGIVHGHTYKVEVVLEGEKKPSGMVIDFYDVKQTVRSTLKEYDHCMLNDIMEYPSSENLCEHIYNRLSQQLDFPLSVKVWEGHGKWCQLSGIN; encoded by the coding sequence ATGACAAAAATGAAACTTGGAGTAGAGGAATATATTGACAGTGCCCATCATCTGCCCGGGCATGAAAGTTGTGGTATAGTTCATGGTCATACCTATAAGGTGGAAGTTGTCCTTGAAGGAGAAAAAAAGCCATCCGGTATGGTCATTGATTTCTATGACGTAAAACAGACCGTTCGGTCTACTTTGAAAGAATATGATCATTGCATGCTCAATGATATAATGGAGTATCCAAGTTCGGAAAATCTCTGTGAACATATCTATAACAGGCTATCTCAGCAGCTGGATTTCCCTCTCTCTGTGAAGGTCTGGGAAGGACACGGCAAGTGGTGCCAGTTAAGCGGAATCAACTGA
- the queC gene encoding 7-cyano-7-deazaguanine synthase QueC produces the protein MKAVCLLSSGLDSVASLAIASGKYDVQLGLTFDYGQLAADAEIGLSRQICDYYGIQHRVISLDWMKDITTTSLVNRQGDVPDMAEADLGNAKVTSESAAKVWVPNRNGLMANVAAAFAEAMGCDYIIAGFNAEEAATFPDNSPEFVDCINRALSYSTLNGVRLISPVLEMDKVSIVKEAVRARAPLVLSWSCYQGEEKPCGLCESCVRRARAFREAGIKDPAVEDI, from the coding sequence ATGAAAGCGGTTTGTTTACTCAGCAGTGGATTGGATTCTGTCGCATCCCTTGCGATAGCGTCTGGAAAATATGATGTACAGCTTGGTCTTACCTTTGATTATGGACAGCTGGCTGCGGATGCAGAGATTGGCCTTTCCCGGCAGATATGTGACTATTACGGCATTCAACACCGTGTCATTTCGCTGGACTGGATGAAGGATATTACTACAACGTCCCTGGTAAACCGTCAGGGAGATGTACCGGATATGGCCGAGGCAGACCTCGGGAATGCTAAAGTTACTTCTGAATCTGCCGCAAAAGTCTGGGTTCCCAACAGGAATGGATTGATGGCAAATGTTGCTGCCGCCTTTGCCGAAGCCATGGGTTGTGACTATATTATTGCCGGTTTCAATGCCGAGGAAGCTGCCACTTTCCCGGACAATTCCCCGGAATTCGTGGACTGTATCAACAGGGCCCTTTCTTACTCCACTCTCAATGGAGTACGACTGATATCTCCTGTGCTTGAAATGGATAAGGTGTCCATTGTAAAGGAAGCAGTGCGGGCAAGGGCTCCGTTGGTTTTAAGCTGGAGCTGCTACCAGGGAGAAGAAAAACCCTGTGGATTATGTGAAAGCTGTGTCAGGCGGGCACGGGCTTTCCGGGAAGCAGGCATCAAGGATCCGGCAGTGGAGGATATATAA
- the nifB gene encoding nitrogenase cofactor biosynthesis protein NifB, with protein sequence MATESGKDPEECLPEEDRDSIKRLIAQHPCYNKDAQHKFGRIHLSVAPKCNIKCKYCERKYDCVNESRPGVTSEVLTPQQALEKTQKVLKEYPFIKVVGIAGPGDPLANDETFETFKLIKQHFPDVTLCLSTNGLALPARIQDVLDSGVSTLTVTLNAIDPEIGAKIVDHVNYNGKTYRGVEGASILLENQLEGIRKAVEAGLVVKINTVLVPGINEDHIIEIAQKLNDMGVYIMNVMPLICQADFADWTAPTPQQRKAVQDSCEPYVQQMRHCRQCRSDAYGLLGKDLSQMSEQRRNMVKVDALKKAESAKTKTSGDTPE encoded by the coding sequence TTGGCCACAGAGAGCGGAAAGGACCCTGAAGAATGTCTGCCGGAAGAAGACCGGGACTCGATAAAGAGACTTATTGCCCAGCATCCCTGCTATAACAAGGATGCACAACATAAATTTGGAAGGATTCATCTGTCGGTGGCTCCTAAATGCAATATTAAATGTAAATACTGTGAACGTAAATATGATTGCGTAAATGAAAGTCGACCCGGGGTTACAAGTGAAGTTTTAACTCCACAACAGGCCCTTGAAAAAACACAAAAGGTATTGAAAGAATATCCCTTCATTAAAGTTGTGGGTATCGCCGGTCCGGGTGATCCTCTTGCAAATGATGAAACCTTTGAGACTTTCAAACTTATAAAACAACATTTCCCGGATGTCACTCTCTGCCTGAGTACTAATGGTCTGGCTCTGCCTGCCAGGATACAGGATGTCCTGGATTCCGGTGTTTCCACATTAACTGTTACTTTGAATGCCATTGACCCTGAAATAGGGGCAAAAATTGTAGATCATGTAAATTATAACGGTAAAACCTACCGGGGTGTTGAAGGAGCCAGCATTCTTCTTGAAAACCAGCTTGAAGGTATTCGCAAGGCCGTGGAAGCAGGACTGGTTGTCAAGATAAACACGGTGCTTGTTCCGGGTATCAATGAGGACCATATTATCGAGATTGCACAGAAACTCAATGACATGGGTGTGTATATCATGAACGTTATGCCTCTTATCTGTCAGGCTGATTTTGCTGACTGGACTGCTCCTACTCCACAACAACGCAAAGCTGTACAGGATTCCTGCGAACCATATGTTCAACAAATGCGCCACTGTCGCCAGTGTCGGTCCGATGCTTATGGTCTTCTGGGCAAAGACCTTTCTCAAATGAGCGAACAACGTCGCAATATGGTTAAAGTCGATGCTCTTAAAAAGGCCGAATCCGCCAAAACGAAAACTTCTGGTGACACGCCAGAATAA
- the ala gene encoding alanine dehydrogenase produces MEILWLDQDDVKSLLDMPSALEAVEMAFAQHGRNKVQMPPKSYLYFTEHNGDLRTMPAFLEEEDVAGVKVVNVHPENRKVGLPTVMATVILNSTSTGAPLAMMDGTYLTDIRTGAAGGVAARYLARENSSVVGMVGAGNQARTQLEAISNVFDLEQVYVFDLDTSRAEDFKEGMESVACCDITVVDSIQKACDADILITTTPSRKPIIKAQWLPEGLHINAIGADARGKEELDPNILQKARVVVDDMAQATHSGEVNVPLSEGYIRQEDIFAQLGQIVAGLHEGRESDSQVTVFDSTGLAIQDIVTANLVYKKAKNKGIGSKAKLF; encoded by the coding sequence TTGGAAATACTCTGGCTTGATCAGGATGACGTGAAATCCTTGCTGGATATGCCTTCAGCCCTGGAGGCAGTGGAAATGGCTTTTGCCCAGCACGGAAGGAATAAGGTACAGATGCCACCTAAATCTTATCTTTATTTTACCGAACATAATGGTGATCTACGCACAATGCCTGCTTTTCTGGAGGAAGAGGATGTTGCAGGTGTCAAGGTCGTAAATGTCCATCCTGAAAACCGTAAAGTAGGCCTGCCTACTGTAATGGCGACGGTTATACTCAATTCCACATCCACCGGTGCACCTCTTGCCATGATGGATGGTACATACCTCACAGATATACGCACCGGGGCTGCAGGAGGTGTGGCAGCCCGCTATCTTGCACGTGAAAACAGCAGTGTCGTGGGGATGGTGGGAGCGGGCAATCAGGCCAGGACACAATTAGAGGCTATATCGAACGTTTTCGATCTTGAACAGGTATATGTATTCGATCTGGATACTTCAAGAGCGGAGGATTTCAAAGAAGGAATGGAATCAGTTGCATGCTGTGACATAACAGTAGTTGATAGTATCCAGAAAGCCTGCGATGCAGACATCCTGATAACCACTACTCCTTCAAGAAAGCCGATAATCAAAGCACAATGGTTACCGGAGGGGCTGCACATCAATGCTATCGGGGCTGACGCCAGGGGCAAGGAAGAGCTGGATCCCAACATTCTCCAGAAAGCAAGGGTTGTGGTCGATGATATGGCACAGGCCACCCATTCCGGGGAAGTGAATGTCCCTCTTTCTGAGGGTTACATCCGACAGGAAGATATCTTCGCCCAACTGGGTCAGATAGTTGCCGGTCTGCATGAGGGTCGTGAATCGGACAGTCAGGTCACGGTTTTCGATTCAACTGGACTTGCGATACAGGATATTGTGACCGCCAATCTGGTTTATAAAAAGGCAAAAAATAAAGGTATAGGTTCGAAGGCAAAATTGTTCTGA
- a CDS encoding DUF366 family protein has product MGIEAHIMDETYNYDGSQISSLWAYQVFGIQADSVVAFRGQCDVQIAHMIDLEDRRENESIVSADMLHFIIEHFDSTDLKLIYSRQRLFTALVAETLSSMGIMTNREGDDLFANGKKLTVSIASTSAVSQKIHFGINVCHDFYGNLEECGIAAEKARHLLEAITDRYIKEMEDVEGDLRKSRPLDVV; this is encoded by the coding sequence ATGGGAATTGAAGCGCATATAATGGATGAGACTTATAATTATGACGGCAGCCAGATATCCTCTCTCTGGGCCTACCAGGTGTTCGGGATACAGGCAGATTCTGTGGTAGCATTCCGGGGACAATGTGATGTGCAAATAGCACACATGATAGACCTTGAGGACAGAAGGGAAAACGAATCCATTGTATCTGCGGACATGCTTCATTTCATCATTGAGCATTTTGATTCTACCGACCTGAAATTAATCTACAGCAGGCAGCGGCTTTTCACAGCTCTTGTTGCTGAAACTCTTTCCTCTATGGGAATCATGACTAACAGGGAGGGGGATGATCTTTTTGCCAACGGGAAAAAACTGACGGTATCCATTGCAAGCACCTCTGCGGTCTCACAGAAGATACATTTTGGCATCAACGTATGCCATGATTTTTATGGGAATCTGGAAGAATGTGGTATTGCTGCAGAAAAAGCCCGGCACTTGCTGGAAGCTATCACAGACAGGTACATCAAAGAGATGGAGGATGTCGAAGGAGATCTTCGAAAATCCCGACCCCTGGATGTGGTTTAA
- a CDS encoding TrkH family potassium uptake protein translates to MYELVSPINAYAVVKYIGSLLMIFALVLTVPVGAALLLGDSSSACYYALTAIITGMLGFAIYKALPDYELETKDAIVLAALAFPLISFVSSIPMSLTTGMPFIDAFFESVSATTTTGLSVAPTDAGPVFLFSRAWSQWVGGIGIILIALSIFVNPGASAFRIYKAYSGEKTIKPTVVSTTRLLGKIYVVITVIAIAILLLSGMSLFDATAHGLSSVSTGGFSTRPGSVGEFGHILVPLTIAIACIMGAINFELYPEALKNPKKIAENLELRSFFIIAGIGTLIFAFSILQDPGIQLGTTEIAFQVISALTTAGFSTLDMSVLPDSSKAVLSGLMWIGGSIGSTAGGIKIFRLIVLAGLIRFVFLRFFLPKETVTPFRIRDRVIENDELYQITVFVALYVVIVIVSTYILMLHGIGTENAIFEVSSALGTVGLSAGVTDATMPSVLKLVLCFDMLLGRIEIIPILILFMPRTWIQRAR, encoded by the coding sequence ATGTATGAGTTGGTATCCCCAATCAACGCCTATGCTGTAGTCAAATATATAGGTTCCCTGTTGATGATATTTGCCTTAGTCTTAACCGTGCCAGTGGGAGCGGCATTACTGCTGGGTGATTCTTCATCTGCCTGCTATTATGCACTCACGGCGATCATAACAGGAATGTTGGGGTTTGCAATCTATAAGGCACTCCCGGACTATGAACTGGAAACAAAGGATGCCATTGTACTTGCAGCCCTCGCATTCCCGCTTATATCTTTCGTTTCATCCATACCAATGTCCCTTACAACAGGTATGCCTTTTATTGATGCATTCTTTGAAAGCGTTTCCGCAACCACCACCACAGGGCTCAGTGTGGCCCCCACTGATGCAGGACCTGTTTTCCTGTTTAGCCGGGCATGGTCCCAATGGGTAGGTGGTATAGGCATCATACTGATCGCCCTCTCGATATTTGTCAACCCCGGAGCCTCTGCTTTCAGGATATACAAAGCATATTCCGGTGAAAAAACGATAAAACCAACCGTGGTTTCAACCACACGCCTGCTTGGGAAAATCTATGTGGTAATAACGGTTATTGCAATAGCCATTCTCCTGCTGAGTGGTATGTCCCTGTTTGACGCGACAGCACACGGCCTGAGTAGTGTCTCAACAGGTGGCTTTTCCACAAGACCAGGCAGTGTCGGGGAATTCGGGCATATTCTTGTTCCACTGACTATCGCCATAGCATGTATAATGGGAGCAATCAATTTTGAACTGTACCCAGAGGCCCTCAAAAATCCCAAAAAAATAGCAGAAAACCTTGAACTCAGGTCTTTTTTCATCATTGCGGGTATAGGGACTCTTATCTTCGCTTTTTCTATTTTGCAAGACCCTGGAATACAGCTGGGGACTACTGAAATCGCCTTTCAGGTCATATCTGCCCTTACAACAGCAGGTTTTTCAACCCTTGACATGTCGGTTTTGCCCGATTCATCAAAGGCAGTCCTAAGCGGTCTTATGTGGATAGGAGGAAGCATAGGTTCCACAGCTGGCGGAATCAAGATATTCAGGCTGATTGTGCTTGCGGGGCTTATCCGGTTTGTATTCCTGCGCTTCTTTCTGCCCAAAGAAACGGTAACACCATTCAGGATCAGAGACCGCGTTATAGAAAATGATGAACTGTACCAGATAACCGTTTTCGTGGCCCTTTATGTGGTCATCGTTATTGTTTCAACATATATCCTAATGCTTCATGGCATTGGTACCGAAAATGCCATATTTGAGGTTTCAAGTGCACTTGGTACAGTCGGTCTTTCTGCAGGGGTGACAGATGCAACGATGCCTTCAGTCCTTAAACTTGTACTGTGTTTTGACATGCTTCTTGGAAGGATTGAAATCATACCAATACTAATATTGTTTATGCCAAGAACCTGGATACAGAGAGCAAGATAA
- a CDS encoding DUF434 domain-containing protein: MYKTYRKRFSGMTAAGITSVERFKNKLKEPAADIRYLLYRGYRRKGVIRFVSNHYRLAEEDRHILTRLVFDPETAARRSNRRLTCSRLKGYDIFIDGYNVLITMESVIQNETVWFADDGFLRDTRGIFKNHTNTATTYQAVDEMLTTLSVLGVNSATILLDSQMSNSGKLAQFIRKRAAKYLFKTAVTTSKNVDFDLKQAGHLGVIATADSVIVDAVERAADLTACWMEQNGIVGESIEDNG, encoded by the coding sequence ATGTATAAAACTTATCGGAAGAGATTTTCAGGTATGACTGCCGCAGGTATCACATCAGTAGAAAGATTCAAAAATAAACTAAAAGAACCTGCAGCCGACATAAGGTATCTTCTCTATAGGGGATACAGGAGAAAAGGTGTAATCAGGTTTGTCAGCAACCATTACCGTCTGGCAGAGGAAGACAGGCACATCCTTACAAGGCTTGTATTTGACCCGGAGACCGCAGCCAGACGCAGTAATAGAAGGCTCACATGCTCACGACTGAAGGGGTATGATATCTTCATAGACGGATACAATGTACTGATAACCATGGAAAGTGTAATCCAGAACGAGACAGTATGGTTTGCAGACGATGGATTCCTGCGTGACACCCGGGGGATTTTCAAGAACCACACCAATACAGCTACAACCTATCAGGCTGTTGATGAGATGCTGACCACACTCTCGGTACTGGGAGTGAATTCTGCAACAATCCTTCTTGACAGCCAGATGAGCAACAGTGGCAAACTTGCACAATTCATCCGTAAGAGAGCAGCGAAATACCTGTTCAAAACAGCCGTCACGACATCAAAAAATGTGGATTTCGACCTCAAACAGGCAGGCCACCTTGGAGTTATCGCAACTGCTGACAGCGTAATAGTGGATGCTGTGGAAAGGGCGGCCGACCTAACTGCATGCTGGATGGAACAGAACGGTATTGTGGGGGAGAGTATAGAGGACAACGGATGA